In a single window of the Actinomycetota bacterium genome:
- a CDS encoding phosphoenolpyruvate carboxykinase (GTP), protein MSGTTTNQRLRQWVSDWADILGPTDVYWCDGSADEYDRLAQQLVDGGTFTELDEAKRPNSYWAHSDPGDVARVEDRTYICSVDEAEAGPNNNWRDPAEMRDEMKRLYTGAMRGRTMYVVPFSMGPLGSPIAHIGVQLTDSAYVAVSMRIMTRMGQGALDVLGDGDWVPCIHSVGAPLQPGEADVAWPCNPDNKYIVHFPETREIWSFGSGYGGNALLGKKCFALRIASVMARDAGWLAEHMLILKLTNPAGEAKYIAGAFPSACGKTNLAMLVPTIPGWKAETVGDDICWMKFGDDGRLYAINPEAGFFGVAPGTGYDTNANAMKTLWGNSIYTNTALTADLDVWWEGMTDTPPASATDWRGNEWTPAADTPAAHPNARFTAPAAQCPSMAPEWEDPAGVPISAILFGGRRRTTMPLVTQAYDWEHGVFLGSIMASETTAAQAGAVGKLRFDPMAMLPFCGYNMADYFAHWLTIGKATDAAKLPKLFFVNWFRRDDDGRFLWPGFGENSRVLKWVFERVDGEADCVDTPIGYLPTRDSLDTEGLDVDPADLDAILSVDVAGWRDAIPQVRAHYAQFGGKVPAQLGVALDTLETKLG, encoded by the coding sequence ATGAGCGGTACAACCACCAACCAACGCCTTCGGCAGTGGGTCAGCGACTGGGCCGACATCTTGGGACCCACCGACGTGTACTGGTGCGACGGTTCGGCCGACGAGTACGACCGCCTCGCCCAGCAACTCGTCGACGGCGGCACGTTCACCGAGCTGGACGAGGCCAAGCGACCGAACAGCTACTGGGCGCACTCCGACCCCGGCGACGTCGCCCGCGTCGAGGACCGCACGTACATCTGCTCGGTCGACGAGGCCGAGGCCGGCCCGAACAACAACTGGCGCGACCCCGCCGAGATGCGCGACGAGATGAAGCGCCTCTACACCGGCGCGATGCGCGGCCGCACGATGTACGTGGTGCCGTTCTCGATGGGCCCGCTCGGCTCACCGATCGCCCACATCGGGGTGCAGCTGACCGACTCGGCGTACGTCGCGGTCAGCATGCGGATCATGACCAGGATGGGTCAGGGCGCGCTCGACGTGCTCGGCGACGGCGATTGGGTGCCCTGCATCCACTCGGTCGGGGCCCCCTTGCAGCCCGGCGAGGCCGACGTCGCGTGGCCCTGCAACCCCGACAACAAGTACATCGTGCACTTCCCCGAGACCCGCGAGATCTGGAGCTTCGGTTCCGGATACGGCGGCAATGCGCTGCTCGGCAAGAAGTGCTTCGCGCTGCGCATCGCGTCGGTGATGGCCCGTGACGCCGGCTGGCTTGCCGAGCACATGTTGATCCTGAAGCTCACCAACCCTGCCGGCGAGGCGAAGTACATCGCCGGCGCCTTCCCCTCCGCGTGCGGCAAGACGAACCTCGCGATGCTCGTGCCGACGATCCCGGGCTGGAAGGCCGAGACGGTGGGCGACGACATCTGCTGGATGAAGTTCGGAGACGACGGCCGCCTCTACGCGATCAACCCGGAGGCCGGCTTCTTCGGGGTCGCCCCGGGCACCGGCTACGACACCAACGCCAATGCGATGAAGACCCTCTGGGGGAACTCCATCTACACCAACACCGCATTGACTGCCGACCTCGACGTGTGGTGGGAGGGCATGACCGACACGCCGCCGGCAAGCGCCACCGACTGGCGCGGCAATGAGTGGACGCCCGCGGCCGACACACCGGCTGCACACCCGAACGCCCGCTTCACCGCGCCGGCCGCGCAGTGCCCGTCGATGGCTCCCGAATGGGAAGACCCCGCCGGCGTGCCGATCTCGGCGATCCTCTTCGGCGGGCGGCGGCGCACGACGATGCCCCTCGTCACGCAGGCATACGACTGGGAGCACGGCGTGTTCCTCGGCTCGATCATGGCTTCGGAGACCACGGCCGCGCAGGCCGGGGCGGTCGGCAAGCTGCGCTTCGACCCGATGGCGATGCTGCCCTTCTGCGGCTACAACATGGCCGACTACTTCGCCCACTGGCTGACGATCGGCAAGGCGACCGACGCCGCCAAGCTGCCCAAGCTGTTCTTCGTCAACTGGTTCCGGCGCGACGACGACGGCCGCTTCCTGTGGCCGGGCTTCGGCGAGAACAGCCGCGTGCTGAAGTGGGTCTTCGAGCGTGTCGACGGCGAAGCCGATTGCGTCGACACCCCGATCGGGTATTTGCCGACCAGGGATTCGCTCGACACCGAGGGACTCGACGTCGACCCTGCCGACCTCGACGCGATCTTGTCCGTCGACGTCGCGGGCTGGCGCGACGCCATCCCCCAGGTGCGCGCGCACTACGCCCAGTTCGGCGGCAAGGTCCCCGCGCAGCTCGGTGTCGCCCTCGACACCCTCGAGACCAAGCTCGGCTGA
- a CDS encoding DAK2 domain-containing protein has protein sequence MALPDRPAEVFDADLLRQTVITYRDAMQAHAAGINRLNVYPVPDGDTGTNMARTLDAVVAELEKAAPDLGPTCHAISHGSLMGARGNSGVILSQILRGLTSTLADAKSATASKLADALSAAAAAAYKAVLKPIEGTILTVARESAEAARASAAGGASLTEMLRAARTAGRKALDNTPELLSVLKDAGVVDAGGAGYLLLLDSALHVLDGEPMPEPDASAGPSPAQLEAAAHRHHDATGLELDVSELRYEVMYFLDLDDERIEEFKEGWGAIGDSIVVVGGEGFWNCHVHTNDVGAAIEVALDLEGRPRKIRVTDLFEEVEHEHASREAELHGVPPFAGPGAGLPPVVTAVVAVCSGEGLAELFGQLGVQGVVTGGQTMNPSTAELLDAVAHVNAGQVILLPNNKNIIPVADQVDALSDKHVLVVPTRSMPEALAALVVYDPEGSAEANQEGMISAIESVGTGEVTQAVRDSSSDGTAVRAGDWIGLVRGEGIVAVASDPVAVSTTLLAELIRPASEIVTVIEGADAQRSASDAIEEWLSTHYPDLVVERHRGGQPLYPYLFGVE, from the coding sequence GTGGCCCTGCCCGACCGTCCCGCCGAGGTCTTCGACGCGGACCTCTTGCGCCAGACGGTCATCACCTATCGCGACGCGATGCAGGCTCACGCGGCCGGCATCAACCGGCTCAACGTGTACCCGGTGCCCGACGGGGACACCGGCACGAACATGGCGCGCACGCTCGACGCAGTCGTCGCCGAGCTGGAGAAGGCCGCGCCCGACCTGGGGCCGACGTGTCACGCGATCAGCCATGGCTCCCTGATGGGGGCGCGGGGCAACTCCGGGGTCATCCTCAGCCAGATCCTGCGGGGGCTGACGAGCACGCTGGCCGACGCGAAGTCGGCCACGGCCTCGAAGCTGGCCGATGCCCTGTCGGCCGCTGCGGCCGCCGCCTACAAGGCCGTGCTGAAGCCGATCGAAGGCACCATCTTGACCGTCGCGCGCGAATCCGCCGAGGCCGCGCGGGCGAGCGCGGCGGGGGGCGCGAGCCTCACCGAGATGTTGCGGGCGGCCCGCACGGCGGGTCGAAAGGCGCTCGACAACACCCCCGAGCTGCTGTCGGTCCTGAAAGACGCCGGGGTCGTCGACGCAGGCGGCGCGGGATACCTGCTGCTGCTCGACTCGGCGTTGCACGTGCTCGACGGAGAACCGATGCCCGAACCGGACGCATCGGCCGGCCCCAGCCCCGCCCAGCTCGAGGCGGCCGCGCACCGCCACCACGACGCCACCGGGCTCGAGCTCGACGTATCCGAGCTGCGCTACGAGGTGATGTACTTCCTCGACCTCGACGACGAGCGGATCGAGGAGTTCAAGGAAGGCTGGGGCGCGATCGGCGACTCGATCGTGGTCGTCGGTGGCGAGGGGTTCTGGAACTGCCACGTCCACACGAACGACGTCGGCGCGGCGATCGAGGTCGCGCTCGATCTCGAAGGCCGGCCGCGCAAGATCCGGGTGACCGACCTGTTCGAAGAGGTGGAGCACGAGCACGCCTCACGGGAGGCCGAGCTGCACGGGGTGCCTCCGTTCGCCGGCCCGGGCGCGGGGCTGCCGCCTGTCGTCACCGCGGTGGTCGCGGTGTGCAGCGGTGAGGGGCTGGCCGAGCTGTTCGGCCAGCTCGGCGTGCAGGGCGTCGTCACCGGTGGTCAGACGATGAACCCGTCCACCGCCGAGCTGCTCGACGCGGTGGCCCACGTCAACGCCGGCCAGGTGATCTTGCTGCCGAACAACAAGAACATCATCCCCGTCGCCGACCAGGTCGACGCGCTGTCCGACAAGCACGTCCTCGTCGTCCCGACCCGATCCATGCCCGAGGCGCTCGCCGCGCTCGTCGTGTACGACCCCGAGGGCAGCGCCGAGGCCAACCAGGAAGGCATGATCTCGGCCATCGAGTCCGTCGGCACGGGCGAGGTCACGCAGGCGGTGCGCGACTCTTCGAGCGACGGCACCGCGGTGAGGGCGGGGGACTGGATCGGGCTGGTGCGCGGTGAGGGCATCGTCGCCGTCGCCTCCGACCCCGTCGCCGTGTCGACGACGTTGCTCGCCGAGCTGATCCGCCCGGCGAGTGAGATCGTCACCGTCATCGAGGGCGCCGACGCGCAACGCTCCGCCAGCGACGCCATCGAGGAGTGGCTCTCCACGCACTACCCCGATCTCGTCGTCGAGCGCCACCGCGGCGGGCAGCCGCTCTACCCGTACCTGTTCGGGGTGGAGTGA
- a CDS encoding CoA transferase, with protein sequence MPGPLSGYRVIEMAGIGPGPFAAMMLADMGAEVIRVERTQAVRGPAPDTPGFDVMQRGRRNIALDLKHPDGVATLLRLVESADALIEGFRPGVMERLGVGPNDCLGRNPKLVYGRMTGWGQSGMYAHAAGHDINYISLAGALAHFARAGEAPVPPLNMVGDFGGGGMFLAYGVVCALLEAGRSGQGQVVDTAMVDGAAVLMTMFWAFKSFGLFDENAPGTNLLDTGAHFYDVYRCADGRYISLGSIEPQFYAELLRLTGLDADPAFAKQMDKAAWPQLKVRMAELFAQKSCDEWCAIMEATDVCFAPVLTMSEAAAHPHNVERETFVEIGGVTQPRPAPRFSRTAAEVSSPPAHPGQHTREVLVDWGLTDAEVTALVEAGAVKDA encoded by the coding sequence ATGCCCGGACCGCTGAGCGGCTACCGAGTGATCGAGATGGCGGGCATCGGCCCCGGGCCGTTCGCGGCGATGATGCTCGCCGACATGGGCGCCGAGGTGATCCGCGTCGAGCGCACCCAGGCGGTGCGCGGCCCGGCACCGGATACGCCGGGCTTCGACGTGATGCAGCGCGGCCGGCGCAACATCGCGCTCGATCTGAAGCATCCTGACGGGGTCGCCACCCTGTTGCGGCTGGTCGAGTCTGCCGACGCCCTGATCGAGGGCTTCCGCCCCGGCGTGATGGAACGCCTCGGCGTCGGTCCGAACGACTGTCTCGGGCGCAATCCGAAGCTTGTCTACGGGCGGATGACGGGCTGGGGCCAGAGCGGGATGTACGCGCACGCGGCCGGCCACGACATCAACTACATCTCTCTCGCGGGTGCCCTCGCCCACTTCGCGAGGGCCGGTGAGGCTCCGGTACCGCCGCTCAACATGGTCGGCGATTTCGGTGGTGGCGGCATGTTCCTCGCCTACGGAGTGGTGTGCGCGCTGCTCGAGGCGGGGCGCAGCGGGCAGGGGCAGGTGGTCGACACGGCGATGGTCGACGGCGCCGCCGTGCTGATGACCATGTTCTGGGCGTTCAAGTCGTTCGGCCTGTTCGACGAGAACGCCCCGGGCACCAACCTGCTCGACACCGGCGCCCACTTCTACGACGTCTACCGCTGTGCCGACGGCCGCTACATCTCGCTCGGTTCGATCGAGCCCCAGTTCTACGCTGAGCTGCTGCGCCTGACCGGCCTCGACGCCGACCCGGCGTTCGCGAAGCAGATGGACAAGGCGGCCTGGCCGCAGCTGAAGGTGCGGATGGCCGAGTTGTTCGCGCAGAAGTCGTGCGACGAATGGTGCGCGATCATGGAAGCGACCGACGTGTGCTTCGCCCCGGTGCTGACGATGAGCGAGGCCGCCGCCCATCCGCACAACGTCGAGCGCGAGACGTTCGTCGAGATCGGGGGCGTCACTCAGCCCCGCCCGGCACCCCGGTTCAGCCGTACCGCTGCCGAGGTGTCGAGCCCGCCGGCGCACCCCGGCCAGCACACGCGCGAGGTGCTGGTCGACTGGGGGCTGACCGACGCCGAGGTGACGGCGCTGGTCGAAGCCGGCGCGGTCAAGGACGCCTGA
- a CDS encoding 50S ribosomal protein L28 — protein MAAVCEVCGKHPSWGMSVSHSHRRTKRRWNPNIQRVRALVGGAPKRMYVCTGCIKAGKIVKAGR, from the coding sequence ATGGCAGCAGTGTGCGAAGTGTGCGGCAAGCACCCGTCCTGGGGCATGTCCGTCTCCCACTCCCACCGGCGCACGAAGCGTCGCTGGAACCCGAACATCCAGCGTGTGCGTGCCCTCGTCGGCGGCGCCCCGAAGCGGATGTACGTGTGCACCGGCTGCATCAAGGCCGGCAAGATCGTGAAGGCCGGCCGCTAG
- a CDS encoding alpha/beta hydrolase, with protein sequence MPRATLNGGIELEYDVVGSADGTPLLLVMGFTAQLIAWQDGFCEQLAKHGFRVIRFDNRDCGLSTKFDGVSVDIGLVLEAALGGQPDKLPQLPYTLSDMAADAVGLLDHLGIDRAHIAGASMGGMIVQQMAIEHPTRVRSMTSIMSTTGEPGFGSPMPEAAQVLLAPPPEGRDDYVESSVKYSVWQSKRWFDPVEVKALAARSYDRSFYPEGAQRQLGAIYATGSRAAGLAKLEVPTLVIHGRDDTLIAPSGGERTAELVPRSSLLMLADMGHDIPQPLWPTVTGAIAAHAKLADA encoded by the coding sequence ATGCCTCGCGCCACGCTGAACGGGGGGATCGAGCTCGAGTACGACGTCGTCGGCTCGGCCGATGGGACCCCACTGCTCCTAGTGATGGGCTTCACCGCCCAACTCATCGCCTGGCAGGACGGGTTCTGCGAACAGCTCGCCAAACACGGCTTCCGCGTGATCCGCTTCGACAACCGTGACTGCGGGCTGTCCACCAAGTTCGACGGCGTGTCGGTCGACATCGGGCTCGTGCTCGAAGCCGCGCTCGGCGGCCAGCCGGACAAGCTCCCGCAACTGCCGTACACGCTCTCGGACATGGCCGCCGACGCGGTCGGCCTGCTCGACCACCTCGGGATCGACCGCGCGCACATCGCCGGCGCGTCGATGGGCGGGATGATCGTCCAGCAGATGGCGATCGAGCACCCGACGCGAGTGCGTTCGATGACTTCGATCATGTCGACGACCGGCGAGCCCGGTTTCGGGTCGCCCATGCCAGAGGCCGCTCAGGTGCTGCTCGCTCCGCCACCCGAGGGCCGTGACGACTACGTCGAATCGAGCGTCAAGTACTCGGTGTGGCAGTCGAAGCGGTGGTTCGACCCGGTCGAGGTGAAGGCCCTCGCCGCGCGCAGCTACGACCGCTCCTTCTACCCGGAGGGCGCCCAGCGCCAGCTGGGGGCGATCTACGCGACCGGCAGCCGCGCCGCCGGTCTGGCCAAGCTCGAGGTGCCGACGCTCGTCATCCACGGCCGCGACGACACCCTCATCGCGCCCTCCGGCGGCGAACGCACCGCCGAGCTGGTGCCGCGGTCCTCGTTGCTGATGCTCGCCGACATGGGCCACGACATCCCCCAGCCACTGTGGCCGACGGTCACCGGCGCCATCGCAGCACACGCGAAGCTCGCCGACGCCTGA
- a CDS encoding SMP-30/gluconolactonase/LRE family protein yields MPEATLLTDGLYFGEGPRWHDGKLWLSDFYDHAVKTIDEHGHVEVMVEVPGMPSGLGWLPDGHLLLVSMTDRRLLRIEAEGPVEHADLSGVATFHTNDMVVDGSGRAYVGNFGFDLDEAMTTKGVEHVIADHATAALARVDPDGSVHVAATDLHFPNGMVITPDGSTMILAETLGFRLTAFDIATDGSLSNRRVWADLDTRVPDGICLDANGNVWVANPLAPECVLVAEGGEVLEVIVTDQPCFACMLGGPDGKTLYMCTAASSVATLASQARSGHVLTARVAVGHAGLP; encoded by the coding sequence ATGCCCGAGGCGACGCTGCTGACCGACGGCCTCTACTTCGGCGAGGGTCCTCGCTGGCACGACGGCAAGCTGTGGTTGTCGGACTTCTACGACCATGCCGTGAAGACCATCGACGAGCACGGCCACGTCGAGGTGATGGTCGAGGTGCCCGGCATGCCCTCCGGCCTCGGGTGGTTGCCCGACGGCCACCTGCTGCTCGTCAGCATGACCGACCGGCGGCTGCTGCGGATCGAGGCCGAAGGCCCCGTCGAGCACGCCGACCTCTCGGGCGTTGCCACATTCCACACGAACGACATGGTCGTCGACGGCTCGGGTCGTGCCTATGTCGGCAACTTCGGCTTCGATCTCGACGAGGCGATGACCACGAAGGGCGTCGAGCACGTCATCGCCGATCACGCCACCGCGGCGCTCGCCCGTGTCGACCCCGACGGCTCCGTCCACGTCGCTGCCACCGACCTTCACTTCCCGAACGGGATGGTGATCACCCCCGACGGGTCGACGATGATCCTCGCCGAGACGCTCGGCTTCCGGCTGACGGCGTTCGACATCGCCACCGACGGCTCGCTGTCCAACCGAAGGGTCTGGGCCGATCTCGACACCCGCGTGCCCGACGGCATCTGCCTCGACGCCAACGGCAACGTGTGGGTCGCCAACCCACTCGCGCCCGAATGCGTGCTGGTCGCCGAGGGCGGCGAGGTGCTCGAGGTGATCGTCACCGACCAACCGTGCTTCGCGTGCATGCTGGGCGGCCCCGACGGCAAGACCCTCTACATGTGCACCGCGGCGAGCTCGGTCGCCACACTCGCCAGTCAGGCGAGGAGCGGCCACGTGCTCACCGCGCGGGTCGCGGTCGGGCACGCGGGGCTTCCCTGA
- a CDS encoding histidine phosphatase family protein, which translates to MTRLYLVRHGRAAAGWDSDPDPPLDDLGRVQAGEACDTLSPLGPLAVITSPLRRCQETAAPLAHAWTTPAVVDDAVAEIPSPEGVAMAERVVWLQAAMAGTWQALGPRYTHFRDGVLRRLLACAADTVVFSHFVAINAAIGAALGDDRLVIKRLDNCSITVVDVVGPELVLVEPGREADTLIR; encoded by the coding sequence GTGACCCGCCTCTACCTCGTCCGCCACGGTCGGGCCGCCGCCGGATGGGACTCGGACCCCGACCCGCCGCTCGACGACCTCGGCCGGGTCCAGGCCGGGGAGGCCTGCGACACCCTGAGCCCGCTCGGTCCGCTCGCGGTGATCACCAGCCCGCTGCGGCGATGCCAAGAGACCGCCGCCCCGCTCGCGCACGCCTGGACGACGCCCGCCGTCGTCGACGACGCGGTCGCCGAGATCCCCTCGCCGGAGGGGGTGGCGATGGCCGAACGGGTGGTATGGCTGCAGGCGGCGATGGCGGGCACCTGGCAGGCGCTCGGGCCGCGCTACACGCACTTCCGCGACGGTGTTCTGCGCCGGCTGCTCGCGTGCGCAGCCGACACCGTCGTCTTCTCCCACTTCGTCGCGATCAACGCCGCGATCGGTGCCGCGCTCGGCGACGACCGGCTCGTGATCAAGCGCCTCGACAACTGCTCGATCACCGTCGTCGACGTGGTCGGGCCCGAGCTGGTGCTCGTCGAGCCCGGCCGGGAAGCCGACACCTTGATCCGCTGA
- a CDS encoding PIG-L family deacetylase has translation MGTLVCFHAHPDDESIQTGGTIARAAAQGCRVVLVVATDGEHGEVPDDLGPAETLVERRCAETMCSAAELGVARVVWLGYGDSGMTGWDQNEHPGSFLQAPVEEAAARLAEVLREESADVLTIYDWHGGYGHPDHIQVHRVGRRAAELAGTPRVLEATMNRTRVAEMFLAARETGTAFPEIEGEDEWDPEGPADDGNPFGTPQHEITLAVDVTAFVAQKRASMACHRSQITDTSFFLQMPDEIFAGAFGTEWYIEPGVEADGPRAGWIFG, from the coding sequence ATGGGCACCCTCGTCTGCTTCCACGCCCACCCCGACGACGAGTCGATCCAGACGGGCGGCACGATCGCGCGGGCCGCGGCGCAGGGTTGCCGGGTGGTGCTGGTGGTGGCCACCGACGGCGAGCACGGCGAGGTTCCCGACGACCTCGGTCCGGCCGAGACCCTCGTCGAGCGCCGGTGTGCCGAGACGATGTGCTCAGCGGCCGAGCTCGGGGTGGCGCGAGTCGTGTGGCTCGGCTACGGCGACAGCGGCATGACCGGGTGGGACCAGAACGAGCACCCGGGCAGCTTCCTGCAGGCACCGGTCGAGGAGGCCGCGGCCCGGTTGGCGGAGGTCTTGCGTGAGGAGTCCGCCGACGTGCTGACGATCTACGACTGGCACGGCGGTTACGGCCATCCGGACCACATCCAGGTGCATCGCGTCGGGCGGCGCGCGGCAGAACTGGCCGGCACACCGCGGGTGCTCGAAGCGACGATGAACCGCACCCGGGTCGCCGAGATGTTCCTCGCCGCCCGTGAGACCGGCACCGCCTTCCCAGAGATCGAGGGCGAGGACGAGTGGGACCCCGAGGGACCGGCCGACGACGGCAACCCGTTCGGCACGCCCCAGCACGAGATCACCCTCGCCGTCGACGTGACCGCGTTCGTGGCGCAGAAGCGGGCCTCGATGGCCTGTCACCGCAGCCAGATCACCGACACCAGCTTCTTCCTGCAGATGCCCGACGAGATCTTCGCCGGCGCTTTCGGGACGGAGTGGTACATCGAGCCCGGCGTCGAGGCGGACGGACCCCGGGCCGGCTGGATCTTCGGCTGA
- a CDS encoding TIGR03560 family F420-dependent LLM class oxidoreductase: MASARFSSTTFGVHTGPQHCTIDDLRAVWRKAEDLGFGWISIWDHFYGATGRPDDATCFEAVALHAALACETSRVRVGSLVYSIGYRHPAVLAKLITTIDHLSGGRADLGLGAGWAEVEYNAYGIDFPTVKTRMDQLEEAAECVRGLLRDETTSFAGEWFTMREARNEPRPVQAALPIWVGGTGEKRTLRIAARFADGWNVPFVSPEQFAAKNEVLDRHCADVGRDPGEIRRSVNVGIAWTEESLQRQFGLLADVVRGGVLTGSDDEVLERIAGYVDAGAGQINLALRPPFDIDALERFSATLGLG, encoded by the coding sequence ATGGCGTCCGCCCGCTTCTCCTCGACGACGTTCGGTGTGCACACCGGCCCGCAGCACTGCACCATCGACGACCTGCGCGCCGTCTGGCGCAAGGCGGAGGACCTCGGCTTCGGCTGGATATCGATCTGGGACCACTTCTACGGAGCCACCGGCAGGCCCGACGACGCGACGTGCTTCGAGGCCGTCGCGCTCCACGCGGCGCTCGCCTGCGAGACATCCCGGGTGCGCGTCGGCTCGCTCGTCTACTCGATCGGCTACCGCCATCCAGCCGTACTGGCCAAGCTGATCACGACGATCGACCACCTGTCGGGGGGCCGCGCCGACCTCGGGCTCGGCGCCGGCTGGGCCGAGGTCGAGTACAACGCCTACGGGATCGACTTCCCGACGGTGAAGACGCGGATGGACCAGCTGGAAGAGGCCGCGGAGTGCGTGCGCGGGCTGCTCCGCGACGAGACCACCTCGTTCGCCGGTGAGTGGTTCACCATGCGCGAGGCCCGCAACGAGCCTCGCCCGGTGCAGGCCGCACTGCCCATCTGGGTGGGCGGCACGGGCGAGAAGCGGACGCTACGCATCGCCGCCCGCTTCGCCGACGGGTGGAACGTGCCCTTCGTCAGCCCGGAGCAGTTCGCGGCGAAGAACGAGGTGCTCGACCGCCACTGCGCCGACGTCGGGCGCGACCCGGGCGAGATCCGCCGCAGCGTCAACGTCGGGATCGCCTGGACCGAGGAGAGCCTGCAGCGCCAGTTCGGCCTGCTCGCCGACGTGGTGAGGGGCGGGGTGCTGACCGGCTCCGACGACGAGGTGCTCGAGCGCATCGCCGGCTACGTCGACGCCGGCGCCGGGCAGATCAACCTCGCGCTGCGGCCGCCGTTCGACATCGACGCCCTGGAGCGCTTCAGCGCCACGCTCGGGCTCGGCTAG